A stretch of the uncultured Cohaesibacter sp. genome encodes the following:
- the ccoG gene encoding cytochrome c oxidase accessory protein CcoG, giving the protein MTVEAPETNTGDGTLYAKATKIYPQSVKGRYRNFKWAFMAVSLGIYYFLPFVRWDRGPGAPDQAVLIDFPARRFYFFFIEIWPQEVYYLTGLLILAALTLFLMNALAGRVWCGYMCFQTVWTDLFMLVERWVEGDRRERMQADKQPMTAKRVGKMLFKHFLWLMIAWWTGGAWVLYFSDAPTLVKELAFGQAPMVAYLWIGILTATTYIMAGHMREQVCVYMCPWPRIQAALTDEWALNVTYRTDRGEPRGSLKKMKARAAEGLDAGDCVDCGQCVAVCPTGIDIRDGAQLECIQCGLCIDACDNVMDKIGKPRGLIDYDTDINIQRHLEGKESIYRFIRPRTIIYIGMIALVCGLMVFSLANRRLVAMNVLHDRNPLYVSLSDGSIRNGFTIRLINKASTAREFELSLVGAPEGFKLNAVGIDSSNETSMIVPIQQDITKELRVQVFAPPKAKLEKSQPISFSVKDMQSGEAQIVQDYFKAP; this is encoded by the coding sequence ATGACGGTTGAAGCTCCAGAGACCAACACAGGCGATGGGACGCTTTATGCCAAGGCCACGAAGATTTATCCGCAAAGCGTAAAGGGCCGGTATCGCAATTTCAAATGGGCCTTCATGGCCGTCTCGCTTGGCATATATTACTTCTTGCCATTCGTCCGCTGGGACCGCGGTCCGGGTGCCCCCGATCAGGCCGTCCTGATCGATTTTCCCGCGCGCCGCTTCTATTTCTTCTTCATCGAAATTTGGCCGCAGGAAGTCTATTATCTCACGGGCCTGCTGATCCTTGCGGCCCTGACCCTGTTCCTGATGAATGCCTTGGCCGGCCGCGTCTGGTGTGGCTATATGTGTTTCCAGACCGTTTGGACCGACCTCTTCATGCTGGTGGAACGCTGGGTGGAAGGGGATCGCCGCGAGCGCATGCAGGCCGACAAACAGCCCATGACTGCCAAACGCGTCGGCAAAATGCTGTTCAAGCATTTCCTCTGGCTGATGATTGCCTGGTGGACTGGCGGGGCGTGGGTGCTCTATTTCTCCGACGCGCCAACGCTGGTCAAGGAACTGGCCTTTGGTCAGGCGCCTATGGTGGCCTATCTCTGGATCGGCATTCTGACCGCGACCACCTATATCATGGCCGGTCACATGCGCGAGCAAGTCTGCGTTTACATGTGCCCATGGCCTCGCATTCAGGCGGCCTTGACGGATGAATGGGCGCTTAATGTGACCTACCGCACCGACCGTGGTGAGCCCCGCGGATCGCTGAAGAAAATGAAAGCCCGTGCCGCCGAAGGCCTCGACGCCGGTGATTGCGTCGACTGCGGTCAGTGCGTCGCTGTTTGCCCGACGGGCATTGACATTCGCGATGGTGCCCAGCTTGAATGCATCCAGTGCGGCCTCTGCATCGATGCCTGCGACAATGTCATGGACAAGATCGGCAAGCCGCGTGGCCTGATCGACTATGATACGGACATCAACATCCAGCGCCATCTGGAAGGCAAGGAAAGCATCTACCGCTTTATCAGACCGCGTACAATCATCTATATCGGGATGATCGCACTGGTTTGTGGCCTGATGGTCTTCTCACTGGCCAACCGTCGTCTGGTGGCGATGAATGTGTTGCATGACCGCAACCCGCTCTATGTCTCCTTGTCTGATGGTTCGATCCGCAATGGCTTTACGATCCGACTGATCAACAAAGCGAGCACTGCGCGCGAATTTGAACTATCGCTGGTCGGAGCACCCGAAGGGTTCAAACTGAATGCGGTCGGCATCGACAGCAGCAATGAGACCTCAATGATCGTCCCGATTCAACAGGACATCACCAAAGAGCTGCGCGTTCAGGTCTTTGCACCACCCAAGGCCAAGCTCGAAAAGTCTCAACCGATCAGTTTCAGCGTCAAAGACATGCAAAGTGGCGAAGCACAGATCGTGCAGGACTATTTCAAGGCGCCATAA
- the ccoP gene encoding cytochrome-c oxidase, cbb3-type subunit III: MSDHKKEIDHLSGVETTGHEWDGLKELNNPLPRWWLWTWYVTIIWGIGYWIVYPAWPLLASHTEGMIGYSSRAEGQASYDALVAKRLEQGAGLKDAAVADILADEKLRQFAVAQGAAAFGDNCAACHGTGAAGNVGFPNLVDDDWLWGGTIDAIHETLRVGIRSGHEDERSGEMTAFGRDELLTKEEIETVASYVQSLSGTAPEGADLEAGKVLFEDNCTACHGEDAKGSQDVGAPNLTDAIWLYGGDRATIIETITNGRRGVMPSWEARLDPVTVKSLAVYVHTRGGGQ; this comes from the coding sequence ATGAGTGATCACAAAAAAGAAATCGACCACCTGTCCGGGGTAGAAACCACCGGTCACGAATGGGACGGTCTGAAAGAGCTCAATAACCCGCTTCCGCGCTGGTGGTTGTGGACCTGGTATGTAACCATCATCTGGGGCATTGGGTACTGGATCGTCTATCCGGCATGGCCATTGCTGGCAAGCCACACCGAGGGCATGATTGGATATTCCAGCCGTGCCGAAGGTCAGGCTTCCTATGATGCTCTGGTTGCCAAACGTCTGGAACAGGGCGCTGGTCTGAAGGATGCTGCTGTTGCGGACATCCTTGCCGATGAAAAACTGCGTCAGTTCGCAGTGGCTCAGGGCGCTGCCGCCTTTGGTGACAATTGCGCAGCCTGCCATGGCACGGGTGCTGCCGGTAACGTCGGCTTCCCGAACCTGGTTGACGATGACTGGCTCTGGGGTGGTACCATCGACGCCATCCACGAAACCCTGCGTGTCGGCATCCGGTCTGGCCATGAAGACGAGCGCTCTGGCGAAATGACCGCCTTCGGTCGCGATGAACTCCTGACCAAGGAAGAAATCGAAACCGTCGCCAGCTATGTTCAGTCCCTGTCTGGCACTGCGCCAGAAGGGGCCGATCTGGAAGCAGGGAAAGTGCTGTTTGAAGACAACTGCACTGCCTGTCACGGCGAAGATGCCAAGGGCAGTCAGGATGTCGGTGCGCCGAACCTGACCGACGCCATCTGGCTGTATGGTGGTGATCGTGCAACGATCATCGAAACCATCACCAATGGACGCCGGGGTGTCATGCCGAGCTGGGAAGCTCGTCTCGACCCTGTGACCGTCAAGTCTCTGGCTGTCTATGTCCACACCCGTGGTGGTGGCCAGTAA
- a CDS encoding cbb3-type cytochrome c oxidase subunit 3 — MSTYETLANFAQTWGLLYFVLIFAGVLVYTFWPSNKKKFDEAANMPLRED; from the coding sequence ATGTCAACCTATGAAACTTTAGCTAACTTCGCGCAGACCTGGGGCTTACTCTATTTTGTGCTGATCTTTGCGGGCGTGCTGGTCTATACCTTCTGGCCGTCCAACAAGAAAAAGTTCGATGAAGCCGCCAATATGCCGCTGCGGGAGGACTGA
- the ccoO gene encoding cytochrome-c oxidase, cbb3-type subunit II yields MSLMNKHGILERNSMLLLVGILIVVAIGGLVEIVPLFYLKSTIEKVQGVRPYTPLELAGRNIYIREGCYLCHSQMIRPMRDEIERYGHYSLAAESMYDHPFQWGSKRTGPDLARVGGKYSDLWHVNHLIDPRSVVPESVMPGYPFLAKKELKINDISADLTINKLIGVPYTDEQIANAKADMLAQANPDDDNIDGFEERYADVTYRDFDGNPDKVTEMDALVAYLQMLGTMVDFSIYDNKADLR; encoded by the coding sequence ATGTCATTGATGAATAAACACGGCATTCTCGAACGCAATTCCATGCTGCTGCTCGTTGGTATCCTGATCGTGGTTGCCATCGGGGGTCTCGTCGAGATCGTTCCGCTTTTCTATCTGAAAAGCACCATCGAGAAGGTACAGGGCGTGCGCCCTTACACCCCTCTCGAACTCGCCGGTCGTAACATCTATATCCGCGAAGGCTGCTATCTGTGTCACTCACAGATGATCCGCCCGATGCGTGACGAAATCGAACGTTACGGTCACTATTCTCTCGCTGCTGAGTCCATGTACGACCACCCCTTCCAATGGGGTTCCAAGCGTACTGGTCCGGACCTTGCTCGTGTAGGCGGCAAATATTCTGACCTTTGGCACGTAAACCACTTGATCGATCCTCGTTCAGTGGTGCCTGAGTCAGTTATGCCGGGTTATCCGTTCCTCGCTAAAAAGGAACTGAAGATCAACGATATCTCTGCTGATCTGACGATCAATAAATTGATCGGTGTGCCTTATACGGACGAGCAAATTGCCAACGCCAAAGCCGATATGCTGGCCCAGGCAAATCCCGATGATGACAATATCGATGGCTTCGAAGAACGCTATGCAGATGTCACTTATCGTGATTTTGACGGCAATCCGGACAAGGTGACGGAAATGGATGCACTGGTTGCCTACCTGCAAATGCTGGGCACCATGGTCGATTTCTCGATCTATGACAATAAGGCAGACCTTCGCTAA
- the ccoN gene encoding cytochrome-c oxidase, cbb3-type subunit I produces MAHTTKRLSVEEGLFAVFLTVLAFACLTIAAKAVDGVMAFHATVGLIFSALGVFLIFNAYFKRPADVDETGYNLGPIKFGAVAAMFWGIAGFLVGDLIAWQLTFPVLNFDLEWTNFGRLRPLHTSAVIFAFGGNVLLASSFYVVQRTSHARLPGRVAPWFVILGYNAFIVIAGTGYLLGATQGKEYAEPEWYADLWLTIVWVSYLLVFLATLWKRREPHIYVANWFYLSFIVTIAMLHLGNNMSIPVSVFGIKSYQVFSGVQDAMVQWWYGHNAVGFFLTAGFLAIMYYFIPKRAERPVYSYRLSIVHFWALIFIYIWAGPHHLHYTALPDWAQTLGMTFSVILWMPSWGGMINGLMTLSGAWDKLRTDPVLRMMVVSVAFYGMSTFEGPLMSVKAVNSLSHYTDWTIGHVHSGALGWVGYISFGAIYCLIPWLWNKKGLYSNKLVEWHFWVSTLGIVLYITSMWVSGIMQGLMWRAYDKLGFLEYSFIETVAAMHPFYMIRAIGGLLFVLGALIMAYNLWMTVKVGEKAEVDAADPSLVPAE; encoded by the coding sequence ATGGCTCACACGACTAAAAGACTCTCTGTTGAAGAAGGCCTTTTCGCAGTATTCCTGACTGTGCTGGCCTTTGCTTGCCTGACCATCGCTGCAAAAGCGGTTGATGGTGTCATGGCATTTCACGCGACCGTCGGGCTGATATTCTCAGCCCTCGGCGTTTTCCTTATTTTCAACGCCTATTTCAAGCGTCCCGCGGACGTTGATGAAACAGGCTACAACCTCGGCCCGATCAAGTTTGGTGCGGTTGCCGCCATGTTCTGGGGGATTGCCGGTTTTCTGGTTGGCGACCTCATCGCCTGGCAGCTGACATTCCCGGTTCTGAACTTCGATCTGGAATGGACCAACTTCGGTCGCCTGCGCCCACTGCACACCTCTGCAGTGATTTTTGCGTTTGGCGGTAACGTTTTGCTGGCAAGCTCTTTCTATGTTGTCCAGCGTACGTCACACGCGCGCCTTCCGGGTCGCGTGGCTCCGTGGTTCGTTATTCTGGGCTACAATGCATTCATCGTGATCGCCGGTACCGGCTATCTGCTGGGTGCGACACAGGGCAAGGAATATGCAGAGCCTGAATGGTATGCCGATCTGTGGCTGACCATTGTTTGGGTTTCTTATCTGCTGGTCTTCCTGGCCACGCTGTGGAAGCGCCGCGAGCCGCATATCTATGTGGCAAACTGGTTCTACCTTTCCTTCATCGTCACCATTGCAATGCTGCATCTGGGCAACAACATGTCGATTCCGGTTTCCGTATTCGGCATCAAGTCCTATCAGGTCTTCTCCGGTGTGCAGGACGCGATGGTTCAATGGTGGTATGGCCATAACGCAGTGGGCTTCTTCCTCACCGCTGGCTTCCTTGCCATCATGTATTACTTCATTCCAAAACGCGCCGAGCGTCCGGTCTATTCCTACCGGCTGTCGATCGTGCACTTCTGGGCCCTGATTTTCATCTATATCTGGGCTGGTCCGCACCATCTGCATTACACCGCTCTGCCCGATTGGGCGCAGACCCTTGGTATGACCTTCTCGGTCATTCTGTGGATGCCGTCCTGGGGTGGTATGATCAACGGCCTGATGACCCTGTCTGGTGCTTGGGACAAGCTCCGCACCGATCCGGTCCTGCGCATGATGGTGGTTTCCGTTGCCTTCTACGGCATGTCGACCTTCGAAGGTCCGCTGATGTCGGTGAAAGCCGTGAACTCCCTGTCGCACTATACCGACTGGACCATCGGTCACGTGCATTCCGGTGCTCTTGGCTGGGTTGGCTACATTTCCTTCGGTGCTATCTACTGCCTCATTCCTTGGCTGTGGAACAAGAAGGGCCTGTATTCCAACAAACTGGTTGAATGGCATTTCTGGGTATCGACTCTGGGTATCGTTCTCTACATCACCTCGATGTGGGTTTCCGGTATCATGCAGGGCCTGATGTGGCGCGCTTACGACAAGCTCGGCTTCCTGGAATATTCCTTCATCGAGACTGTTGCAGCAATGCATCCGTTCTACATGATCCGTGCTATCGGCGGCCTGCTGTTCGTCCTCGGTGCCCTGATCATGGCCTATAACCTCTGGATGACCGTGAAGGTTGGTGAAAAGGCGGAAGTTGACGCCGCAGATCCATCTTTGGTCCCTGCAGAATAA
- a CDS encoding AbrB family transcriptional regulator: MSALLQTVKQINWVNLIELYVIAFIGGWLAHLIDFPASWLTGSLVAVAAAMFAGRKLTMPDWVRDVAFVLIGLVLGTGFSPETLAAIATWPLSIAILVINVIGMTWGAYAVLRHIGKWDHATALFASLPGALGYVMAIAEAAKADMPRVSIAQSIRLFVLLAVLPVVLAPFTHGDVAVGMSEATEIRAVPPDPMGLGTLALLLLAVLVLVPIVQRLKVPAGLLLAGMFSSGSLYLSGILSAPLPDWFTIIGFISIGALIGVRFGSITLKTLLELTGISLLSLAAAVLMAISTAMLCAWLLGFPFAQVFLAFSPGGFEAMVLLAFLFDMNPAYVAGHHLVRYLGLVVLAPIVTDRLTRKSRS, encoded by the coding sequence ATGTCCGCCTTGCTACAAACCGTCAAACAGATCAATTGGGTGAACCTGATCGAGCTTTATGTCATTGCCTTCATCGGCGGTTGGCTGGCCCACCTGATTGATTTCCCTGCATCATGGCTCACCGGCTCGCTGGTGGCCGTAGCGGCCGCCATGTTTGCCGGGCGCAAACTGACCATGCCCGACTGGGTGCGCGATGTTGCCTTTGTTTTGATTGGCTTGGTGCTCGGCACGGGCTTTTCGCCCGAGACCCTTGCGGCCATCGCCACATGGCCCCTGAGCATTGCGATTCTCGTGATCAATGTTATTGGCATGACATGGGGTGCCTATGCGGTTCTGCGCCATATCGGTAAATGGGATCACGCCACCGCCCTGTTTGCCTCCCTGCCGGGGGCACTGGGCTATGTGATGGCGATTGCCGAAGCCGCCAAGGCCGACATGCCGCGCGTGTCGATAGCCCAGTCGATCCGCTTGTTTGTGTTGCTGGCCGTTCTGCCGGTTGTCCTGGCTCCTTTTACCCATGGAGATGTGGCCGTTGGGATGAGTGAGGCAACAGAGATCAGGGCCGTGCCTCCCGATCCGATGGGCCTTGGCACGCTGGCGCTGCTGTTGCTGGCTGTTTTGGTGTTGGTCCCGATTGTCCAGCGTCTGAAAGTGCCAGCGGGCCTGCTGCTTGCTGGCATGTTCTCCTCTGGCAGTCTTTATCTTTCGGGCATCCTGTCAGCTCCTCTGCCTGATTGGTTTACAATCATCGGCTTCATCAGCATTGGTGCCTTGATTGGCGTTCGCTTCGGCAGCATCACGCTCAAAACACTGCTTGAGCTGACCGGCATCTCGCTGCTCTCGCTGGCAGCCGCCGTCTTGATGGCCATCAGCACCGCCATGCTATGCGCATGGTTGTTGGGCTTCCCCTTCGCGCAGGTATTTCTGGCCTTCTCGCCCGGCGGTTTTGAGGCGATGGTGTTGTTGGCCTTCCTGTTTGATATGAACCCGGCCTATGTCGCCGGGCACCATCTGGTGCGTTATCTCGGCCTCGTCGTCTTGGCCCCGATCGTCACCGATCGCCTGACCCGCAAAAGCCGCTCCTGA
- the pip gene encoding prolyl aminopeptidase yields MSAPSPLYPPIEPYDHGMLDVGDGHAIYWERAGTKGGKPVVFLHGGPGGGCADIHRQLFHPDHYDILLFDQRGCGRSTPHAALNANTTWHLVEDIERLRALVGVDQWMVFGGSWGSTLALAYAQTHPDRVSELVLRGIFTLTQRELDWYYKFGVNQMFPDKWEAFVAPIPPEERGDLMQAFHKRLTSDNPAVQLEAAKAWSVWEGETITLLPDESYSTSFAADQFAIAFARIENHFFSNKGWLEEGQLLRDAHKMAGIPGAIVHGRYDMPCPMENAHSLHKAWPDADFHLIEGAGHAFDEPGILEALVATTDKFAGL; encoded by the coding sequence ATGTCCGCACCAAGCCCGCTTTATCCGCCTATCGAGCCTTATGATCATGGCATGCTTGACGTTGGTGATGGTCACGCGATCTATTGGGAGCGGGCGGGCACAAAGGGTGGCAAGCCGGTGGTTTTCCTGCATGGGGGACCGGGCGGCGGTTGCGCCGATATTCACCGCCAGCTCTTCCATCCCGACCATTATGACATCCTGTTGTTCGATCAGCGCGGCTGTGGTCGCTCCACGCCGCACGCTGCACTGAATGCCAACACCACCTGGCATCTGGTTGAGGATATCGAGCGCCTGCGCGCCCTTGTCGGAGTGGACCAATGGATGGTCTTTGGCGGCTCATGGGGGTCGACCTTGGCGCTGGCCTATGCCCAAACCCATCCGGATCGGGTCTCTGAGTTGGTTTTGCGTGGCATCTTCACGCTCACTCAGCGCGAACTCGACTGGTATTATAAATTTGGCGTCAATCAGATGTTCCCGGACAAATGGGAGGCCTTTGTCGCACCGATCCCGCCAGAGGAACGTGGAGACCTGATGCAGGCATTCCACAAGCGGTTGACGTCGGACAATCCGGCGGTTCAACTGGAAGCCGCCAAGGCGTGGAGCGTCTGGGAAGGGGAGACCATCACCCTGCTGCCCGATGAGAGCTACAGCACCAGCTTCGCTGCCGACCAATTCGCCATCGCCTTTGCCCGCATTGAAAATCACTTCTTCTCCAACAAGGGTTGGCTTGAGGAGGGGCAGTTGCTTCGAGACGCCCACAAAATGGCAGGGATCCCCGGCGCGATCGTTCATGGACGTTATGACATGCCATGTCCGATGGAAAATGCCCATAGCCTGCACAAGGCTTGGCCGGATGCAGATTTCCATTTGATCGAAGGGGCCGGACATGCCTTCGACGAGCCGGGCATTCTGGAAGCTCTGGTCGCAACCACCGACAAGTTTGCCGGGCTTTGA
- a CDS encoding alpha/beta hydrolase, whose translation MINRATIRLAGIIFNFASRLTASGSSRGSGVGLVVAMGLLLAGCSSPTGIKFVAPTAKPADLTEIMVATSRLPSDKGDFSGRRNRVISYASYEVSIPPNHRVGQIEWPERDPDPKRHFAVASSQLYKNEAAFSQALNTRIKAPGARTTGGKREAILFVHGYNTDFSEALYRAAQMKHDFEFPFPLTLYSWPSAGKPELYMYDRDSVKVSRDNLVGLIELINRTDSDKITLVAHSLGTELLMESLRQIALSHGGHLPKKVGTVILISPDLDMDVFNNQLAAIKKLPPEFVVFVSQKDDALALSSFLAGDRGRLGNTIDVSKIKRGGIQVIDVSAFEGGDQLNHMTAVTSPSLVTLIKGLSGSGQRGMLSVHGQQKSVSQKVVDTATLPISLVVRTTSAIFDRD comes from the coding sequence ATGATCAATCGCGCCACGATCAGACTTGCTGGCATAATTTTCAACTTCGCATCTCGTTTGACGGCATCCGGTTCTTCAAGAGGATCCGGAGTTGGTCTTGTGGTGGCCATGGGGCTGTTGCTGGCGGGCTGCTCGTCACCAACCGGGATTAAATTTGTCGCCCCCACGGCCAAGCCAGCCGATCTCACAGAAATCATGGTTGCGACCTCACGATTGCCATCGGACAAAGGGGATTTTAGCGGGCGCCGCAACAGGGTGATCAGTTACGCCTCTTACGAGGTTTCCATACCGCCGAACCACCGGGTGGGGCAGATTGAATGGCCAGAGCGCGACCCGGATCCGAAACGCCATTTTGCCGTTGCATCGAGCCAGCTTTACAAAAACGAGGCTGCTTTCTCTCAGGCACTGAACACGCGCATCAAAGCGCCCGGAGCGCGGACGACAGGGGGCAAGCGAGAAGCCATTCTGTTTGTCCATGGCTATAATACCGACTTTTCGGAAGCCCTCTATCGCGCCGCGCAGATGAAGCATGATTTCGAATTCCCCTTCCCGCTGACGCTTTATAGTTGGCCATCCGCCGGGAAGCCGGAATTGTATATGTATGATCGTGATAGCGTGAAGGTCTCACGGGACAATCTCGTTGGGCTGATCGAGCTGATCAATCGTACGGACAGTGACAAAATCACCCTTGTTGCCCATTCCTTGGGGACCGAATTGCTGATGGAGAGCCTCAGGCAGATCGCCTTGTCGCATGGCGGCCATTTGCCCAAGAAGGTTGGAACGGTGATCCTGATCTCTCCTGATCTCGATATGGATGTGTTCAACAATCAACTGGCCGCCATCAAAAAACTGCCACCCGAATTTGTGGTGTTCGTTTCGCAAAAGGATGATGCGCTGGCCCTATCGAGTTTCCTGGCAGGGGACAGGGGCCGGCTTGGCAACACAATCGATGTCTCCAAGATCAAACGGGGTGGCATTCAGGTGATTGACGTCAGCGCATTTGAAGGTGGCGATCAGCTCAATCACATGACAGCGGTCACTTCGCCAAGCCTTGTCACACTGATCAAGGGTTTGTCAGGATCCGGGCAACGCGGCATGTTGAGCGTGCATGGGCAGCAAAAGAGCGTCTCCCAGAAGGTCGTCGACACCGCAACACTGCCCATTTCTCTGGTGGTGCGGACGACAAGCGCCATTTTCGACCGCGACTGA